One window of the Streptomyces sp. NBC_00259 genome contains the following:
- a CDS encoding sigma factor-like helix-turn-helix DNA-binding protein — protein sequence MRATLRQLPRELAMVVYLADVEDFSPAEIADVLGISPSTAASRLHHGRQRLLRLLTDAARRRGLLD from the coding sequence GTGAGGGCCACGCTTCGGCAACTCCCGCGAGAGTTGGCAATGGTTGTGTACCTGGCTGACGTCGAAGACTTCTCTCCCGCGGAGATAGCCGATGTCCTGGGCATCTCCCCAAGCACCGCGGCATCCCGGTTGCACCACGGACGACAACGTTTGCTCCGGCTGCTCACCGACGCCGCACGCCGACGCGGCTTGCTCGACTGA